The Hippocampus zosterae strain Florida chromosome 10, ASM2543408v3, whole genome shotgun sequence genome contains the following window.
ACAGAAAAGGTTTGCGTCGCGGGTGGCGGGCATCTGAAAGTTCTTCGCTTCCGCTGCCTTTTCTTGTGACGACCTGTTCTCAGAGTTTGGACGGTGGTGAAGTCGGTGATGGAGACAAACGGTCCACTGGGCTTCTACCAAGGTCTGACGTCCACCATGGTGAGGGAGTTTCCGGGCTACTTCTGCTTCTTCGGCGGCTACGAACTCAGCCGCTCCACCTTTGCGCGCTACATGGGTACCGACAAGGAGGGCATCGGTAGGTTACACTGCAAATCACGTCTCTGAATTGACTCGTTTTGGGTCGGCTGCTTCGGAAGCTCAGCCGCGAGACCTTTTTGCAGGCATTCTTCCGCTCATGTTCAGCGGCGGATTCGGCGGAGCTTGCCTTTGGCTCTTGATCTATCCCATCGACTGCGTGAAGTCCAGGATCCAGGTGTACTCCTTAGCCGGGAGGCAAGAAGGCTTCCTGAAGACCTTCACGGGGATCCTACGCAACGAGGGTAAGGTTTGAAATGAGCCTTTTGGGGGGCACGGCGTGGCATCGGCTTTCCGCAAATGAGGTGTCTTGTGTGTCGCAGGATTCAGGGCTCTTTACTCGGGCCTCGCACCCACCATGATACGCACCTTCCCGGCCAACGGCGCCCTCTTCTTGGCCTACGAGTTCACTCGAAAGTTCATGATGGAGGCAGTGGGCGCCTGATGTCCGCCGCGGTTTTCCACCGGCAGAACCAGTTTTGTAATGGTTTtaagttttgtttctggtgtgcCTCCAAACTTCACGAAAAGGGTCGATTTGTTTCGGGTTTTATGTGATGCTTTTAGAAGTGCCAATACTGTGAAGAGCAAATGCGCACAATGTCTTTGAGTACGaattagcattttttaaaatgcgtaAGATTTGGTTGGTCATGATTTTGAATGAAATCCTGGCGTAAACGCCGCAACTGGGCACATTTTGATCATGCTCCCGCAAGATCCAGTAGCTTGACCAAAAATCTGCCTCGAGAAACGGAATGTCACTCGTATCTGAATGCagcaatatttgttgttgtggcTGGAGTATGTCGTGATGTACAAATGTCATTCTGGGAGGTGAGTGAATGAGAGCTACCTCGTTTAGTCGTAGCAATTTATACTGTTCCGCGCTATTTTTGAATGCCGGGTGTTGAAGTCAAATATGAATCAAAATGGCATTAAATAATGGAATCAAACTTTTCTCCGGCTTTTCATCGTGCGCTACACCTTCGATCCTAAAAGCGtcaaaataaagttcagctgttctagtgGGCAGATCagagggtgtgcagacttttgcAACAACCCcctgtttttgtctttattaTAAGCACGATACACTGTAGTCTCTGTTTTAATTACAGACTGTATTTGCGGTCGTACCTCAACCGGACGTCATGCTCCAAATAGTTGTCATAGGCTTAccacaaaaaaacgaaaaaggACCAAAAGAAGAAAGTCACCGTGATTATCTGTTTAAATGCGGGTATTAAAGCCTTGAACTGTTGAGCCCATTGTGTGgttaaccaattttaatatttttttttccattagagTAGGCTAAGATTGTTCTCTTCACTTCAACATCCTTGACACCAAAATCCCTCTAGATGGCGCCACAGCACTGCTTTAAAATTAGAAATGGCTTTGGCTTTTGTAAAAAGGGTAATTAACCAAGaacaagtttttttaaaaaaaagatgattatttGAGTGAACAGTTGAGTATTCTTCTGCGGCAGTTTATTCATTGGATCGTGTCCGAAAGGCTCACGTTACCATTGAGAGGCGAGCACCCGTGCGCCTGCCCCGAGTGTCGAGTTACACGTCACGCATTGATTATTCAGGACTCAGCAGGTGTCGCAGTCAAAGACGTGCCCCGTTGTCGTGGAGCCGTTGGCACCCGCGAGGACTGGGCCCCTCGCCGCCACAGGCCCTGCCCCAGTCAGGtaccacgcacacccacacaaaagGGATCCCCCGCTCTCTAATGATCTCCACGACGTCCAGCACGGCCGACATGGTGACGCAGGGTAAACTTGAGATCAACTCCACGGACATTGTTGAAGgtgatgatttcatttttttttgggtgggggggttgtttcttTGTGAAATGACACCGTTCGGATAATACCGGCGCCATTAGAGACGGTAGCTAAGCATGAGCGGTTGCGTCAACATGCCAAAGGATCTTTGTGTGTCAATAGAAGCCGGTCGGGTGTTTTCTCGTCTTCCTCCGCAGATAAAACCTCAAGCCGGCTGGGATGCTTCGGCTGGATTTTGGTGATCATATCGCTCCTCTTCATCGGGGTCACCTTCCCGCTTACAATCTTTATGTGTGTCAAGGTATGCACCATTGTTGCTCAATGTAAGGTATTGGGATCTCCCGGATTATGGTGGGTGGGGGTCCTTGGAAATATCCCCTAAACTGATCCAACTCCTCTCGACACGCAGATAGTGAAAGAGTACGAACGAGCCGTCATCTTCAGGCTGGGTCGGATCATCGACAGGAAAGCCAAAGGCCCCGGTATGACTCACGAGCCACCCCACCAGGTCCCGGAGTTCCGGAACCTTTCGCATGACAATCATGTGAGATGTCTTTGTTTTATCATCGCAGGGCTTTTCTTCGTTATCCCCTGCACGGATAATTTTGTGAAAGTCGACCTGAGGACCGTGTCCTTTGACATCCCGCCGCAAGAGGTATCACAATTTggaatgatggggggggggggactcggaTGTTATGAGCTCGATACGGTGTGGCGACGATCCCGTGATACTCGCATTTGGCGGCACTGTGATATAGCGATACGATCATATCGGAATCGgcgatacattcattcattcattcattcatcttccgagccgcttgatcctcacgagggtcgctgggggtgcaggagcctatcccagctgtcttctggcagtaggcgggggacaccctgaatcggttgccagccaatcgcagggcacacagagacgaacaaccattcgcactcacactcacacctagggacaatttagagcgtccaatcagcctgccatgcatatttttggaatgtgggaggaaaccggagcacccggagaaaacccacgcaggcccggggagaacatgcaaactccacacagggaggccggagctggaatcgaacccggtacctctgcactgtgaagccgacgcactaaccactggactaccgggcctcgaCGGAATTGGCGATATGGTGACGATGAAATACTACGATACTTGATTCTCCGACATTGTGATGATGCAAAACCGTTGTACGATAATCACCGATACAGCGACGCTAATGATGCTAAACTTCAGGTGCTACGGTTCGAGAggatttgtttcttttcaagtgccgcaactgttttttttgcctGGGATTCGACAGATGGTTTAAGTACCGTATCGCTGCAGGTTTATTTTAGCCGATATACGTTCAAGGCATGATTGCGTTTGTCGTTGTTACCCGGTTAGATCCTGACGAAGGACTCTGTGACGGTGTGCGTGGACGGCGTGGTCTACTTCCGCATCCAGTGTCCCATCTCTTCGGTGGCCAACGTGAGCAACGCGCATTCGTCCACACGCTTGCTGGCGCAGACCACCCTCAGGAACGCGCTGGGCACCAAGAACCTGGCCGAGCTGCTGTCCGACAGGGAGGGCATCTCGCTCAGCATGCAGGTTCTGTCGCAGAAACCGGCAAAAGTCAGACTTCGGCAAACGGTCAAACCGGCAGTTTTAACACCCACCACTAAACTAAAGTCGAAAAAGTCGACGTGACAATTAATTACGCTCATCGAGGAATAAATATCCGTGGTGTACTGACATGAACTCGGTTGTCAGGAATCCTTGGACAAAGCCACGGACGCGTGGGGCATCAAGGTGGAACGGGTGGAGATCAAAGACGTCAAGTTACCGCAGCAGCTGCAGAGAGCCATGGCGGCCGAGGCCGAGGCCAGTCGCGAGGCCCGGGCCAAGGTGGGCGAGAAGCCCCGCGTCGCTCATTCTTTACATTTGCGACTGGCCAACAAAGGGGACgcattatttcttttgtttttttcgtaaCAGCAAATAAATGGACTTGATTCTAGGCTCTAAAATCCAGTAGGCTACATTAGCTTGCTAGCCGTCAAAATCACTCAAAACCCCGATTATGATCCACCAAACAATCCATCTGGTACATGATGACAAGAGCAAAAGGCCTTCTAAGAATTGTCTTCATTCATACTTTAGACGAAAATGATCTgccaactgtttttattttttgactcgCGAGTTCTGTTAGCGTTTAGCGCCCATATTAGCAATTTAGCGGTCCAAAGGGCTGCTTCAGCCTTGCCGCAACTAAGACCCAAAAGGTTTGAAATTGGCAATAGATGCCACCAAATTGCAGCACGgaactttcttttcaatttgccaATAATTTTTTTGACTCGCGAGTTCTGTTAGCGTTTAGTGCCCATATTAGCAATTTAGCGGTCCAAAGGGCTGCTTCAGCCTTGCCGCAACTAACACCTAAAAAGGTTTGAAATTGGCAATAGATGCCACGAAATCGCAGCACAgaactttcttttcaatttgccaattatttttttgactcgcGAGTACTGTTAGCGTTTAGCGCCCATATTAGCATTTAGCGGTCGAAAGGGCTGCTTCAGCCTTGCCGCAACTAACACCTAAAAAGGTTTGAAATTGGCAATAGATGCCACCAAATTGCAGCACGgaactttcttttcaatttgccaattatttttttgactcgcGAGTTCTGTTAGCGTTTAGCGCCCATATTAGCATTTAGCGGTCCAAAGGGCTGCTTCAGCCTTGCCGCAACTAACACCTAAAAAGGTTTGAAATTGGCAATAGATGCCACCAAATTGCAGCACGgaactttcttttcaatttgccaattatttttttgactcgcGAGTTCTGTTAGCGTTTAGCGCCCATATTAGCATTTAGCGGTCCAAAGGGCTGCTTCAGCCTTGCCGCAACTAACACCTAAAAAGGTTTGAAATTGGCGATAGATGCCATGAAATTGCAGCACGgaactttcttttcaatttgccaATAATTTTTTTGACTCGCGAGTTCTGTTAGCGTTTAGCGCCCATTTAGCAATTTAGCGGTCCAAAGGGCTGCTTCTGCCTTGCCGCAACTAACACCCAAAAGGTTTGAAATTGGCAATCGATGCCACGAAATTGCAGCACGGAACTTTCTTTTCAAtatgccaattatttttttgactcacGAGTTCTGTTAGCGTTTAGCGCCCATATTAGCATTTAGCGGTCGAAAGGGCTGCTTCAGCCTTGCCACAACCAACACCGAAAAGGTTTGAAATTGGCAATAGATGCCACGAAATTGCAGCACGgaactttcttttcaatttgccaattatttttttgactcgcGAGTTCTGTTAGCGTTTAGCGCCCATATTAGCATTTAGCGGTCCAAAGGGCTGCTTCAGCCTTGCCGCAACTAACACCTAATAAGGTTTGAAATTGGCAATAGATGCCACCAAATTGCAGCACGgaactttcttttcaatttgccaattatttttttgactcgcGAGTTCTGTTAGCGTTTAGCGCCCATATTAGCATTTAGCGGTCCAAAAGGCTGCTTCAGCCTTGCCGCAACTAACACCTAAAAAGGTTTGAAATTGGCAATAGATGCCACGAAATTGCAGCACGgaactttcttttcaatttgccaattatttttttgactcgcGAGTTCTGTTAGCGTTTAGCGCCCATATTAGCATTTAGCGGTCCAAAGGGCTGCTTCAGCCTTGCCCCAAAATTGCAGCACGgaactttcttttcaatttgccaAAGCTACGGCTCGATGAAGCTCATTTCCCCAGTTCAAGCGCAGATGCTTGGCCACCAGATGACACCAAAGCGctacttaccggtacttaaatgtgcctgagcacaaaaagcTTCCCAGCGAATAAAAGAACAGATCTCGTAGGGTTGCGATTCTGCTTCTTCCGcctaaaacaaaatgacacagtGAGCAAACGAGGTCTCTCCCCCCCCACCGTGTCAGATCATCGCCGCCGAGGGCGAGATGAAGGCGTCGCGGGCCCTGAAGGAGGCCTCGCTGGTTCTCACCGAGGCTCCGTCCGCCCTGCAGCTGCGCTACCTGCAGACGCTCAACAGCATCGCCTCCGAGAAGAACTCCACCATCGTCTTCCCGCTTCCCATCGATCTGCTGCAGAGCTTCCTGACGAGGAAGTGAGCCACTTTGCCAATGTTAAATAGGGGGCCCTTGATTTAGCACCAGGCggggtttcttcttcttttgaaaaacaaattggcTCTTTTGAGGTCTTCCTTAACATGCCCGAAGTTTACAAGCCTGCGTATcctgattaaaaaatgtaagGGTCTCCTAAATGACAACATAAGTGTGTAAAATAGCACCTTGATGGCTTTTGAAATTCGAAAACTTTGAACAGACAATCAAAGCACTTGCCGCGAGGAGGCATATTGATACACTAGCCAGGCTCTGAATTGATGTGATGCAGTGTTTTATGTATTTGATAGTTTAggaaaatataaatgaaatgtgtaTTAAAAGGTTTATCCAGACGTGGTCGTTTCCCGTTGTGATTTAATACTGGAGTACAAAGAGCAAAACGTGCAAAACAGTGGCGACAACACGCAACGTTGCAAACTGCCAAGCTTGCACTTCACAGTTTGGCtggaacacccaaaaaaaaaaaaaaaaacgacaaagacACACGGCCGAAGAAAtataaatcacaaaaaaaaaaataaataaaaatcaaacgcaCGGAGACATGCTTTCCACGCGACAAATCCTTCAATTACAATCttaggaaatgtaaacaaagacGGAAACAAATCGAGGCTGTCAGTGATGACGGGCGAGGAGCTTTCGTGAGATTATTCGGACCACGCTGAGAAAGGGACAATCATCAATTCAATATTATGACtggtttcaaaaaaataaaaaaattaatattatatatattaaataataaaaaatattttttctaatACTTTTGCAGTGTTACTCTTGCAAAattccaacttaaaaaaaattatggtccaatttcaaccattttcatcgtatttatgttttttttttcctctctctcttttcagcGTGGTCCTCTTTGGAGCACAAAGCTgctcaaatcaaaacattttttttcttttttgatatatcatttctccccccccccacccccccaaaaaagtctacAACTCTATTGTAATGGATAAAGTCTCTAACCTATATTCATATAGTCATTCTTTAAAATAGTCATTCAAATGATTTGATACAAAatgactgtggaaaaaaaattgaaggggAAAGAAAAGCTTTTACATTTCTTGCCTGCGTACTTTTTGAAATTTTGAagccaatattcattcattcattcattcattcatcttccaaaccgcttgatcctcacgagggtcgcgggggtgctggagcctatcccagctgtcttcgggcagtagccgggggggaccctgaatcagttgccagccaatcgcagggcacacagagacgaacaaccatccgcactcacacttaaacctagggacaattcagagtgttcaatcagcctgccatgcatgtttttggaatgtgggaggaaaccggagcacccggagaaaacccacgcaggcccggggagaacatgcaaactccacacagggaggccggagctggaatcgaacccggtacctctacccTGTgaagcgtgctaaccactggactaccgggccgcccctgaagccaattttattttcaatttttttttctctgaacaaAAGGACAAAACAGCCAATTTGGCTGCCTACATTCCAGGTTTATGCCCGTTAGTCCCCAGGACGGAGAAAGATTCTAAGTTCCATTTGCCGTTCTGCGGTTAGCGGCATACATTTCTCGGCTTTGTCACTTTGGGCGACGGTTTCTCAGgtcaaaatgcaacaaaacattaaaaacaccCGTGGACACACCTGTGGACCGGAGAATGTGGACCGCGACTGAAGGATCCCTGGTTTGATTCCCGTGGttgacatggggggggggggatccggcccttgagcaaggcacccatcccgccattcattttctatcctGTTGGCCCTTATTCGGGTCCAAGTGAGTCGGACTCAATGCTCGCCGAATCCGTGGGTAACTGAAGGGGGTTTGACAGGCCTGAAATTGATGCCGCATGATGGCGGCAGGAGAAATGAAGCTcgtcaactcacttcaacggttccttggcaccaaggtgCCACCGGATGGAAGCTGCCCAGTTCGCCCTCGATTGTTCATAATGCTTCGTTAAAAAGCAACGTTTGGTCCTTGGAGGAGGCTGCTGGTGGAAGAAAACGGATTCATTCAGTACGCCCGTCGTCTGTCGCGTTGAGATGACAAATGAAGGCAAAATGGACAATGTCAGCGTGTCCTTTGTTCAAGTTCCTgcctgtctttaaaaaaaaaaaaaaaaaaaagaatcgagAGCACTCCTGAGTGTAACTTGCAGGAGGTGTGGAGGTTGCGTCGGTCACTGGTGGTAGGAGCTCGGGCGGGCGGGCGAGCCGGGCAGAGAGGGCGAGCGGTGGACGGGCGAGCCGCTGGGCGACATGCGAGGGCTGAGCTCGCCCGTCTGCAGACGCCACAGCAGCTCCTCGTTGGTGCGGCTCAGGCGCTTCTTCTCCGTGCTCTCCTTCTCCACGTGCACCTGCAGGTTGGCGTTCTCCTCCGACAGTTGCCTGGCCACGCGCGCGAGACGTTAGCGTGAGCGCGCGCGAGACGTTAGCGTGAGCGCGCGCGAGACGTTAGCGTGAGCGTTAGCGGGGAATTCGCAAAGACAAAGTTTTGTCGTGGCTTCCTTTTAGTTTcgtttgagttgtttttgtattagtttttttttcatatccgaGTTATTTGTCAAgagcatgatttaaaaaaaaaaaaaagttttgtaccTGGACACGGCGAGGTTCTTGTCGATGCGTTCCTTCAGGTCCTCGTTCTGCTGCTGCAACACTTGCACTCGCTCCTCCAGGTGAACGTTCTTTTCAGCCTGCTCAAAGACACATGGCCAGGGCGTGCGCAACTTTAAATTCTTCAAAGGAAAACATGTACCTATCAGGGAAGAAATCACCACCACGGAAAAAGCTTCATTTTGTGGTGAAAGCATTTCGGAAAATTCAAATCTTACTATTTTCTCCAGCTCGGTAATCTTCAAGTCTTGCTGATGGATTTGTTGGTTCTTCATCTCCAGAACCTCCTTCAGGCTCTTCAGGTCCTCTTCGATGTGTTTGTAAGGCGCCAAAGCGTCCTGCAAACATCACATCGACCTTCACCCAAcgcagacctccgccaaggtcATTTTAcgggaaaccaaaaaaaaaaatctgtcttgtCATACACATTCAACATAGTCACGGGTGTGAACTCACCTGCGTGCAAACACATTTTTCGGATGAGCCATAGTTTGTTTTCACTACGATATTTTGTTCTGTACGAAGTGTAAAGGACTCACATAAATATTCGCTTGTTAATTACTTTTCTTCCttctcccttgaacataataactgtgttgaatgaagactgatttctttttacttttttatctaccttattttctgtcaaattattactgtatttttattactgttttatgttcaataaacaaacaaacttttggcaggtttttgttttctacTGTTAACATCCTGTTcatgccgtgtttttttttaaattgtctttttctgCCATAGACTTTTATTTTGGTGCTTTTCCGGTAGTTCAGGAAGTGCCGATCTAATCATGTCGAGACGCTTAACAAAAAAGGAGATAGGTGTTTcgtgtattatttatattgCGGTTACGCTAACAATAGCCGCTCGTAGGGTTTTGTGCAGTGTTGCTAGCTTTCTGTTCGAGCTAACATTTTCATATTTCAAGTTGTGTTAAATGACTATTTGCCTGACTTTAAAAATCTTCATTTATAATTGTTATTGTTCTTTTCTTCGGGTGTGTCCACAATGGAAACAATATATCTTTAAGGAATAAAAACCTTTGTGGACTATCAGTACGCTTCGCCATCGTTGAAGTTCGCGTGAGACCGCTCAGTAGGGCACTGGAAGGGGTGTGGATTAGTTTGAAATAAGCGCAAACAGGAAGTGCCGTGTTAGCGGCCTAAACTCTGCCGACTTGACAGCGTCGAACAAATCTGCACCTGTCAAGGTGTCGAGTGTCGCATCCCGTCTGATGGACACTTGCCTTTCGGCGCTTAAACATGTCACAAACGCAGTTGATTTTTCTCTCACCACTATCTGGTCATCGGTGCTCTTGCGGAGGGCTTCCTCGAAGCGCTTGGCTCGGTCCCTCAGGCTCCTGTTCTGGAAGGTCAGCATGTCCACCTGATCCTAGATCAGCAAACGCAACCACAGGCCTCATATTTCAGTAGACAGGTTGAGAGAGCACCTTGGGTTTTGAAAGGTACATCAACCCGCCCGCAATATTGAGACCTTCTCATCATGTTTGGAAACGTTAGGCGACAGGGTGATTCCAGGTAGAAGAGGAGCAAGTGACTGCTACAGTTAAGGGTTATTGCGTAAGAAGTTGTGAAAggtataaaaatgaaaaaaaaatggagatcaCTTCATGTAGTTCAGTCCTTTACTGGCGCTCGAGCTGCCACATCCAACATGGCAACATGTCTATCTGATGTTTGTGGCTTTCACCTGTAAGGAGAGTCTAATCTTCTCAAACTCCTCCTCCAGAGACTTCCTCTGCTGCTCGTGGGCCATCTTCAGATCTGACACAGCACACGTAAGATCAGATTGCTTTTCGTTTTGTGTCGGATGTGGTTGGGGTCCTACTTTTCACGGTCCGGTCGTGCTCTTCCCGCAGGGTGGCCAGCGTGTCGTTGTGCGTTGCCTCCATCTCCACCAGGGAGGCCTCGTGGTTCTCATTCATCTCCGCCATCTGTTGCGAGGATGGCAGAGAGGGGGGTTATTTTCGAGCGGCTGGCAAAAGATAGGATCAAACAAATTGTTGTTGATCCACCTCTGACAATGAGAttgccactgccacctactgtagcgGATGTGTAATTACACGTTATTCTTGcaccgggcaaaaaaaaaaaaaaaaagttccctgAAGACAGCCTCGAGTGTTGTCACCTGTTCCCGTTGCTGCAGTTTGAGGTCGTCCAATTGGGCGCGCTGGAGGGCCCGCAGGCCGCGCGTGTCGGCCGAGTGGCGCGCCCTCAGCCGCTCCTCCAACGCTCCCAGCTGGACCCGCTGCTCGGCCCGCAGGACCCTGAGCTCCTCCTCGAAACGCCGCTCCAGTTCCTGCTTCTCGCGCTGCAGCTGCTCCCAGTGGGACACGCTGAAAGCTAGAGTCGCACGTCACTCAGCATCTCCACTTGACCCGCCAAAGTCAAGACTTTTGAATCAAGCGGACGGCGCCAAACAAATCGGCACAATGAGTCGGATTTTGTTGAACGTCGGTGCTTGTATTAAAAATAGCTCAGATCAGAATTGAGCAAATGCGATCAAAACGAATTAAATGTGACTGTTTGTCGATTGCGTTTGTGTGTGGCGGCGCTGCTGTTTTAATGCAAATTTCGCATCTTGAATCCAgctactaaaaaaaataataataataaaatctggAAAACGCTACAAAGCAGGTGATCAGGTTACAAAAATGCGAACAAGCGAGGGGAAAGGTAAGTAAGACTTTTGTCAAAGCGGTGGCGCTAATCGCAATAGCTAAAATGGAGCATCATAAATAACAATATTCAATAGATAACAATATA
Protein-coding sequences here:
- the slc25a15a gene encoding solute carrier family 25 member 15a; amino-acid sequence: MAPHPIVQAIIDFTAGAAGGTACVLSGQPLDTTKVKMQTFPTMYRGFTHCLVSTFRQVGVRGLYKGTTPALVANICENSVLFVSYGFCQDLVRSLASVDELSDVQKAFSGSLASIFSSLVLCPTELVKCRLQAMYEMEASGKIATGQKRVWTVVKSVMETNGPLGFYQGLTSTMVREFPGYFCFFGGYELSRSTFARYMGTDKEGIGILPLMFSGGFGGACLWLLIYPIDCVKSRIQVYSLAGRQEGFLKTFTGILRNEGFRALYSGLAPTMIRTFPANGALFLAYEFTRKFMMEAVGA
- the stoml3a gene encoding stomatin (EPB72)-like 3a, with the translated sequence MISTTSSTADMVTQGKLEINSTDIVEDKTSSRLGCFGWILVIISLLFIGVTFPLTIFMCVKIVKEYERAVIFRLGRIIDRKAKGPGLFFVIPCTDNFVKVDLRTVSFDIPPQEILTKDSVTVCVDGVVYFRIQCPISSVANVSNAHSSTRLLAQTTLRNALGTKNLAELLSDREGISLSMQESLDKATDAWGIKVERVEIKDVKLPQQLQRAMAAEAEASREARAKIIAAEGEMKASRALKEASLVLTEAPSALQLRYLQTLNSIASEKNSTIVFPLPIDLLQSFLTRK